AAAGAATCTCTTTATAAGACTTAACAACCTCATCACTTGGTAAAATACTCACCAGTAGTTGCCCCATTCAATCATAGTTCCTGGCTGAAAAGAGATTTGGATTCGGTTTGTTAGTTCTTCTGTGAAGAAATATGGAACTAACAGTATAAAAAACATCAAATGACAAGACtaacttaaaaattaacttttaataatGTGAAATCTAACAgataaaaaaaatgtaacaaaatagtATTATTCACTGTGTTCATACCTATCCCACAGTGGAAGTAATATTCTGTGGCTTCATCTAAGAAGACAACATACACACAAAGTGAGAGTTAATTAAGTCATCCAATTATAGTCATAAAAACCATAGTTAGGCCCACGATGATTAAATTGTTGGTACCTATTCAGActttattgtgaaatttttaaataattcaatttaagTAAACCTAACAAGGACAtcacttgttttttttccagtataATACTGAGCATTAGACCACCAAGATCTACTGATACTTTTTCACTTTAACTATGTTGCCACCTGGGCCTTTCTTTTTAGTGGTCACCTAAGTAGGGAAATATCTAGAAAGTCATACAAATATTATTCCCCTTTTGTCTTACAGTGCTGTATAATGTCAATAGTCACATGCTTATTAGCTGCTCTAGTTCAATGGCAATAGATGCTAAATAATGTAGCTGATCCTGTATGTTACATCTTTTCCCTTATGCGTAAgactataaaaaacaaatgagcttagcaaagagaaaggaggagaaagaaggaaggtttaaagaaaggaaataagaggagAAGAACTGGACAGGGGAGAAAAGGAGCCAAACACACATCACAGAACATTCGCTCAGTGTCTGCTGTTCACTCAGCATCAGGGGTGCGTGTCCTTCTGCACAGAAGAACAAGGGGACAATTAACTCCTATTTCAGTACTTACTCGGAGCTGGTAAGATCTGAGTTCATATATATTCGGTCCTGACCGTGGGACAGGTTCATTCCAGAAACTGAACTCCAATAGCAGCTGATTCTTCCTCGAGAGAAGCATGTTGCTTCTTGCCTTACGGAATTCCGCAAATTCCTTTGAGTGAACAAAGGTGCTCATGAAATCTTCTAATATTTATATCATAAATATTAGAAGATTTATATATAAACCCACTTTAGCAACATTTATGTTCCTcccacaatagaatactattatAAACAGGGTCCAGCTGGCCTGAGACAGTCCCAGTTTACATCTTGTTGAACCAGCATAATGACTACTAGTattccctttcactctcaaaagtgtccaaGTTTAGATATCAAACTACATAGTCATCCTAATTATTTAAATGACAAAGTAAACTAATTTAATTTCCTATGATTTTAGGTTCTTCTAACTGTTTGACAGCATATTGAGACAGGTGACATGGACACCTCAAAACATCAGAAAATCAAACAGCCATttatattgggaattccctggcagtccagtggttaggactccgtgctttcactgctgagggcacgggttcaatccctgatcgggaaataagatcccacaagcctcacagcaaggcaaaaaaaaaaaaaaagtcatttatataTGGACGGGGAGTCTACACAAAAGGTTTTCTTTCCTAATAATGTATGGCTGGTAGAATATTCTCCATTAACACACGCCTCTTCGTGAAGGGAGGGGGAGGATAGCAAGTCGGCCCAAGATGAAGAATATGTGGTTGTCAGTTCCTGAAGCAGATATGTGTTAGGTAACCCAGACTGACTTACCGGTTTCAAAGTTCCAGCTTATCAAAGTACAATTGACTTTTACAATAAGAACTATCATTTTAATAGTATTACAACTGGTTACTCTATGTTTAAATACAACCTCAAGAgtccaaataataaaatttttactacAGAAAACTAACAGTTTACTAACAAAAACGATGGCAGAAAAGAATCACTTAATTCTGTACTAACATCTACTATATCATTAgtctttttcaaaaatcattacctgattttctttgagtttattcaTGACCTCCGTGAGGACTGGATAACCTCCTTCATACCTCCAGAGGtgaactgaaatatattttaaacgaTAACATACATTTAGAGTTTCATGATACTCTTACCTTGAAAATATTCTAGATACGCATGGTGCTAATACAGTACAAAACTGTAATGTGTGTTGGCTCAAGTTACACCATAAAGTTTCAATAATAGATTCAAACatgaaaaacaatcaaaaagGAGTTTCTGCAGTGATTTACTGGAGAAACTACTTTAACCATAAAACTGGACTGAGACTTGGAAAGCTTTGCTTATAAAAACAAGCATtatgttaaaaatcatttaagtaatgacagtaaaggCTTAAGGAACAAGGGTTTATTCCAAAGACTTCTGCTTCCTACCAGCTTGATCCTGCTCGCCATACCACGTGTTCCAAGTCCCCACCAAAGTACAAGGGTAATGTTTATCTTCGTGAATCTTTGGCAACACCTCTTGacttaaagagaagaaagagcaaCACTAATTAAACAACCACCGAAATTACACCAGGTGGACAACACATGATCAGTAACAGGAAAAGGTCATCTACTCTGTGTTCTGACAACTGACCTCAGAATACGTTTATGATAAAAAAGACGTGCAGAATTAGCCTTTTGGCTGAACTCTGCTGTGCTCTCATGTCCCAATTATCAGAAGCTTAGGTGACTGATACCCCAGCTATCTAGAACAGTGGTAAGTAACTCAAGTATATtgataaaaatgataaagaagagCCAAAGGTCCAAAAATTCCAGGAACTATGAGTCTATTATTTgctgtttcagaaaaaaaaaaaaaaagaagtatatacTTAGGAATGGTGATGTGTATGAAAGCTAACTTTTGCTGGTTCCAAAGATGGGAAGGATGAGAGAAATGTGAATAGTAGAAAAAGAACgcgggaaaagaaagggaagaaagtcaTGTGGAGGATGGGGCAGATGACAGGAGCGGCCCAGGAGGCacaggaagcagcagcagagaACGACTGGGCTTTAAGGAAGACGACGGAGCCAGGACACAACACAGTCTGGAAGCAACCCCGACCCCAACAATCCCGAAGGGCATCAAAGGGGCAGGAGAATCCAAATGAAAGAGACGACATGAGGCATAAATTAGTTTCTACTCAATTCAACCAGCTGAGGGGATTTGAAAGGTATCGCACCTAATCCCACGCCGGACACACCGCCCTGTTTGTCGCTATTGATTGCGCATGGTCCTGGCAGTGTATTAATTTAACAGAGGTGTCAGAGCCTGGTTCCACGGAGACCTTCCCGCATTACAGATTCTAATGGACAGGGAAAGGTAAAGGGAAGACCCATAACTGCATCATACCAAGAGAAAAGCTAAAATTTGCACACTTTTTGAATAGAAAAATTACGACGAAAAAGTGCCATATAGATCCAACAATGGATGCAAAAGATATCAAGGGCCAGAAATGGAACCTGTTCTCATTATTTGCTGATGTCAAGTGATATTAAGCTAGTGATCACCACCCGATGTTGAAGCACTAGGACTGGGTGGATATGACTAGTTAACAGAGAAAAGCTCTGAATGGTCTTATGTCTAACTGAAAACTCAAATGACTTTAAGACCCAGTACAATGACCAAACCACGTAATTTTTTGAAGGGtagcatttacttttaaaattaagatcaGATATTAAATGTATCTGATGTATGACCTGTGAAAGTTCAGAAATCACATGGGATTGATGGAAATTAGGGGTGGAGAAAGACAGATTATGTCAGGGAAATGgaattgggttttctttttgccacaTGACATGATCAGGAAGTAAACAACTCAGCACTGGAGCTAGTGTGGAAGACGGAAGCCTGCACAGATGACCCAGGTGAATGGAGGCTGTAAGGTAGGTAGTACTTGTACTCAGAACTTGATGAGTTGGGAAGAACCTCATTATCTGGGCCCCTAAAAACCAGGCTGGAAACAGGCAGCTGCTGAAAGTTTcagagaaaagataaacaaacatgatgaaggagaaaacagaacTCAAGCAGATCAATTTGACAAACTTCTGGGTAATGGACTGCAGGGTGGGGCGAAGGTACAGGTGCAGCTTCAAACCCAGGAAGGCAGTCAGAAAGGGCTACTTGGAAATGGGCCTCAACAGGCCTGCAGAGGGAAACAAGCAAAGAGAAGCAAAATACACGTCAAATGAAGAATACACAGCCCTTAGTGACCAGCTAATCACATAAAACTAAGGCAAGAGTCAAATAAAACCATGGTGAGTGTCACACATGGAGAAACTGGAAGAGCAGCGTAATTCTGCACATTGAGTTTGAAGTGAGAACATGAATAGACAGCCAGGAATCTGAGACAGGAGATGAAGTGAAAAAAAGGACAGGAAAGATAATCCAGGGAAACATCAGCATACAGAAAAATTCCACTTTATGagaagagaattagaaaaaagcatttgttttatttttagggcACTTCTAAAATAAAGAGAACTGTGCTGAGGTGAGCAAGAAACTCAACGCTAATGTTATATTTCACGAACCAcctccaaaaataaaacaacaaaagatgTTTTGCTTCTGAAAGTTACGCTGATTCTGGTAACAAAATCATTTGCTTTCTCATGAAAGCAGCAGatatgaaaggttaaaaaaaagcttttaaattatatttgtggACAACTGATCATTAAAATGCTATTTCTGTTAATAACTAACGCACTTAATTCTCTTTGGTCTTCAAGTTTACAAATTCGATAAGAATATATGGGTTTCATGTCATATGAGAATCTGCTGAAGGGACTTGAATCCTGGCGGATGGAAGACCCGGGAAGAAATGGCAGCTCTGCTGAAATCCATACAGGGCTCTCACGTGGCAATATTACTTAGGAGTAAAACTGGACACAGTGGAGGTCCCAGGGATGTGAATTCTAACTCCTAACACTCAGAGCTGTCCAGAAATGGAGCATATGAAATGTATTTAAGCATAGCGTCAGGAAGGGCTGCAGAAAGGACTCAAGCACTGGATGAGTAGCTGGGCTAGACCACCTTGCAAGGTCCCTTCCAACCTGAAAGAGTCTAGTAACATTCCAAAGTCTGATAGCCTATGTGAGGAGTTAGCTGAACAAGCGCTTAAAATCAAAACATCCTTGGTAATGCCCAACAGAGCTCAACTTAAGAGCCTCTCCACGTTCAGCTTTAAGAAGAGGCGTGAAAGATCTCACTCTGCTATCAAGGGTTAGTGCAACtgacaaatattaaaatcattatttttcccCAAGTAAAGGATAGTTTGGTATACACACCAAATTTTGTTGTATGCTTCTAGGCATTCCGGTTTAACATTGTgaactgaaacaaaagaaaattcaacGATAAACTTatgaacaaagggaaaaaagtcaaCTATGAAGATAGCAAACCTATGACTCACACTGTAATTTGTACAGACTGCTTGTTTCCCTTTTGGCTAGGAGATTAGAGTGAGCATCTTTCCTTGGATCAACTTTCCGGACAAATAAGGATTTTAACCAGCTGTCCTCTCGAGGTCTGATAATGGAAGACGCCAATTTCCTATGgaataacaaatgcaaaaatttGAGTTTAATCAGAGGTACAAAGATCCCAGGGTCTTTAGGTTGTGTCGTGTAGTACATTGTTTTCATAAATTCATCAATCCATTCAGCAAATACGCCTTGAGCACGCCGTCTAGGCACTATTCTAGAACCTGGGATACCGTATGTCCACTTTTCATGCCACCAGCGTGCACTCTGAACGCAGGAGCGGAGTGTGAGAGAAGTAACTTCGGCACTCCTAGGAGAGTTCTCACGTGTATCTCTGTGAGTTCCACCGtgtgtccttccttcctccaaggAAATTTTCAACATAGAAAAACCATACAAGGaaacctagaatagtcaaattcacagagaaagaaagtagaatggtggttgccgggggcagaggggaggggagaatggggagttactacttaatgggtacagagcttcagttggggaagatgaaaaggttctggagagggatggtggtgacagttgtacaacaatgtgaacatacttaacgccactgaactgtacttaaaaatggcaaattttatgttatatgtactTTACCACAACAAAAGAATGTGAAAAGGAATATACAGAGAAAGTGAATTCTTTcgttaaaaaaactattttaccCCTAAACTAAATTAACCTTAGAATCAAGATTTTTAACTCACAAAAACCTAAGAATACAGACTTCATTAACATAtaaataatttgcttattttcatcttataactgaactCCTACTATCCATGCTGTCAGAAAGTGAGGATAGATTTGACTTAAGTAACAAATTACACTTTACCTGTGAAATTTTAAGTGCATGTTTAATTCCCATATGCTTGCTGGTGGGATCACAAATTTGTGTGACCTCCCTAGAGGGCAGTGTGACATTATCTATAGCAAAATTAAAACTGCGTAGGCCTGTCGGCCTAAGAGTTGCACTTGTGGTATGTCCCACAGGCAGCTATATTTAGACAAGTGCACACAGCTGAATGCGTGCAAGCATTCCTTACTACCTTGTTTCCAGTTTGTTCCTGGTACAGGCAATTTGGAACCCATTAATGGGGACTGGTCAAATAAATCAAGGTAGAGCCAAAATCAGAATAGAATGCAATCAATACAAGGAATGAGGCAGATCTACACGCACTGATATGTTGGTATCGCTGAGATGAGTTACATGGAAAAGCAGGCCCAGAACAGtaccacaaatacacacacaaagtgaACTGCTAATAGTGAGGACATCTGGGGACTGTGAGTGGGCTTGGGATGGGAGGGGCGAGTTTTCCTTTTCGCTGTATAACCTTCTGGACTCTTTGAGAATtttccatatacatatattatttttatacctaAAATTAGCTAAAATATCTAAAGTGCATGTTTAGAAACTCCTTTATGGGTAAGGTATATAGGTATACATAACCTGagaacaagattttaaaaatgaaagcctgGCTGAGACTCACCCTCTTCCTAACTTCACACAACCATAATCAAATGACAAATCGCGTCCCTTCATCTTCTCCACTTTAATTCATGCACAGTAAAATTACTCTTTTTGGGACttacagttctgtgagttttgataaatgcataaagccatgtaaccaccaccacagtaaGATAGGGAACAGTTCCTTCACTCCCTAAAATTCCTCCTTTTGTAATCAACCCTTCTCCCAActcctagcaaccactgatctgttctatGTCTCTACAGTTTGCCTTTTGCAGAATGTCTcatatatggaatcatacagaatgtagTCGTTTGAGTCTGTGCCCATTCTTTCTGCACGATCGCCTTTATGCGGATGACCATCCTCTCTGGCCAGGGCTATCACGGCGTACTCTTTATTGTTTTGATCTCTAATTCACGTACACATAAATGATCTTTTCTGCCCTTTGCTAGATCATGCCAAGGGCAGTAACGTGCTGGGATTCCAAATGACCAATACAAACACTCAGATCTTAACCAGTGCTTCAAAACAAGGTCTGGCTACTCACAGGCCAGTGTGAGCCTTTTCTGGGGGGATCTCTTGGAAACACTAGATGACTTCCTACAGACCATTTTCAATCTGTTTAGCAGACCTGTTTAAGGGCACAGATACCAAATATAAGAGGTAAAGAGAGAGGTAAAGAGAGAGTAACCCCAGGTGTTAAGGGGAGTTTAAACAAGAGGCAAGAAAAACTTGCATGACGTGCAAATTCCCCAATGCCTCATGAGATGAACAAGTGGATTCCACATTAATACAAATTCCTATTCTTATTCAACTATGGTGCTTTAGAAAAAACAGAACTCTAAATTTCACGGGTTACATTggcagcctttttctttttttgcttaaaaaaaattgacttgCTGCTTTAATGAACAAACATTACAGAACACTTTTCACTCCATATGACTGTTTTGAATTTAAAAACCAATTCATAGGATATTATCACAAATAGCTAGAAACcagataaaaagattttttttggaCCGATGGAGcttacaaatatataaacaaaatatacaaatataaaattaacaataaaatgttttctataaataCAGTAatgatcaagaaacagaaaagcattttttcaaatcttttaagaTTAAAAAGCAGCAAGCTCAtattaaataagcaaaataacAATTCCAGTACATGCAATTTTTCTTATTAGTGCATAGGACAGAAATATATAGTCCTAAGCGGCATTTGTAAAAAGAAGTTGGAAATTCttccattttgcttttattatatgTTAAAATGCCTTAGAATTAAGAAAAGTGTTAATGGTGGTATCCCTGAAGGGAGGCTGGAGAGTTAAAATAGAGGAGACACACATCGTTCCCCATATAATATCTGTATTgactatgttttttattttactcttttatttttttaagtacatgTTTAACCCCTAGTAAATACACTTAAAGCACTTAGGACAGCACCTGATTAATGGTGAGATTTtataactgtttttaaaactactttaaaaaaacttttaaaattaaaagaaattatatataaaaactatTAGCTCTTTAGCAGAAAccaaaatcatatggtatttgtctggtttcaattcactttttttttttttctttccaaatttatttttggctgcattcggtctttgtttctgcacgcaggccttctctagttgtggtgagcggaggctactcttcgttgtggtgcgcaggcttctcattgcagcggcttctcttgttgcagagcacgggctctaggcacgcgggcttcagagcacaggctcagtagttgcggcgcacgggcttatttgctccgcggcatgtgggatcttcccagaccaggcctcgaacctgtgtcccctgcattggcaggtagattcttaaccactgcgccaccagggaagtccccactcttTGATTATATAAATAAACTAATTCTGAAGAGAAGGCAATTCTCCAAATGAATCATGGTAaaatttacttcaataaaaataaaaacatttttgtcaattcgtttaaagtatttcattttatttttttttggctgtgccacgtggcttgtgggatcttagttccctgaccagggattgaaccccaggcccTCGCCAGTGAAAgtaccaagtcctaaccattggaccaccagggaattcccgtgttTAAAGTATCTTAAACACACCATGTTTTGGGATATTTGCTTAAATAATATCATGAAGCAAAAGGGCAAGCATATAAAATTAGTGATATGCAAAGTagaaagttttaagatttttttttttgcggtacgcgggcctct
This genomic stretch from Globicephala melas chromosome 15, mGloMel1.2, whole genome shotgun sequence harbors:
- the NIPSNAP2 gene encoding protein NipSnap homolog 2 isoform X2; this translates as MAARVLRAGGAASAGSFLRRAGPCNLQPGLWKLASSIIRPREDSWLKSLFVRKVDPRKDAHSNLLAKRETSSLYKLQFKRCCQRFTKINITLVLWWGLGTRGMASRIKLEFAEFRKARSNMLLSRKNQLLLEFSFWNEPVPRSGPNIYELRSYQLRPGTMIEWGNYWARAIRFRQDSNEAVGGFFSQIGQLYMVHHLWAYKDLQTREDIRNAAWHKHGWEELVYYTVPLIQEMESRIMIPQKTSPLQ
- the NIPSNAP2 gene encoding protein NipSnap homolog 2 isoform X1; translated protein: MAARVLRAGGAASAGSFLRRAGPCNLQPGLWKLASSIIRPREDSWLKSLFVRKVDPRKDAHSNLLAKRETSSLYKLQFHNVKPECLEAYNKICQEVLPKIHEDKHYPCTLVGTWNTWYGEQDQAVHLWRYEGGYPVLTEVMNKLKENQEFAEFRKARSNMLLSRKNQLLLEFSFWNEPVPRSGPNIYELRSYQLRPGTMIEWGNYWARAIRFRQDSNEAVGGFFSQIGQLYMVHHLWAYKDLQTREDIRNAAWHKHGWEELVYYTVPLIQEMESRIMIPQKTSPLQ